The DNA sequence CAATTTCATTTTCGGATAATTAATTATGTGATGTTTAAATGACCTTTCAATCTCAGTGAAGATTAAGTTCGGAGAATATAGCCCCATCCTGCATCAGATCAACCGCAACCTTCAGCTCGGTATCCAGCACATTAATCATCTGGAAATAAGCATTTACATCCCATAGATTACGTGCAATCATAGCCTTTATCTGAACTTTGAGGTCGGCAACCGGATAGTAGTACTTATCGTCAGCTTTGCGCACAACTTCCTTTTCGAGGGCTAAAGCCAGGAAATCATCAAATATCTGATCCGTGACTTCAAAGTTATCTTTAAAACTATTAAAGTCCGGATAATCGTTGAGTAGCTTTTTCCGGTTTTTATCGAGGTAATTCAACGTATAGGTATTAAAGATGCCTTTACGCACCAGGTCGGAGTAATAATCGGAAAAACGGGTGGAATCGAGCGGGACAAATACATCGGGCATGATACCACCGCCCCCGTGAACCACGCGGCCATTCGGTGTAAAATATTTGAGTGAATCAGGAAATTCGATGGTTTTGGCATCCACCAGTTCACCATTATCCAGCCTGTTTTTCAGGTCATTGTAATACTCTTCCACCCCTTCTTCATAAGGTTTTTGAATGCTGCGCCCGGTAGGTGTAAAGTAGCGTGCTGTGGTTAGCCGGATCATTGAGCCGTCGGGGAGGTTAAAAGGACGTTGCACCAATCCTTTACCAAAAGAGCGACGGCCAACGACCAAACCCCTGTCCCAATCCTGCACGGCGCCCGAGACGATCTCGCTTGCCGATGCAGAACCTTCGTTGATCAGCACAATCAGCTTCCCGTTCATCAGGTCCCCATTGGATGTGGATAAAAATTCCTGCTTTGGCGAACGCAAACCCTCTGTGTAAACTATCAGTTTTTGGTCAGGCAGAAACTGGTCGCTCAGATCAACGGCCACATTGAGAAATCCGCCGGAATTGCCTCTAAGATCAAGAATAAGGTCTTTCATCCCCTGTTCCCGAAGTTGAGCAACTGACTCATGAAATTCGGTAATCGAAGATTTGGCAAAACGGGTCAGTTTGATGTAGCCGATCTCCGGTGCAACCATATATGTAGCGTCAATGCTGTTGAGTGGAATTTTATCCCTTACTATCGAAAATTCAAGCAAATCCTTACGGTCGGAGCGCAGAATGGAAACATCCACTGTTGTCCCCTTTTTACCTCTCAGGCGATCCATCACATATTCATTGTTCACTTTTGAACCGAAAGCATCTTCTCCGTTGATTTTTAAGATTTTATCCCCCGCAAGGATACCGAGTTTATCGGAAGGACCGCCAGGAACCGGAGCTACTACGAGGATGGTGTCGTTGAACATCTGGAAGGTAACGCCAATCCCTTCAAACTCGGCTTCAAGCGGCTCATTCACCCTGCGCACGTCATCACTCGAGATGTAAGCGGAATGAGGATCAAGTTCCTTAAGCATGGCAATAATGGCCTTTTCGACCAAATCCGGAGCGTCAATGCTGTCAACATAGGCAAACTCAATGATCTGGAGCGTAGTCGAAAATTTCTGGATGGTTTCACGGGCATCATTGTTCTGAGCATTAATTCCCGAAAAAGAAATCAAAGTGAAGACTATGGCGGCTGCGCAGGCTAATTTAGCCTTTGAAAATGCGAACAATGAATTTTTCATTTTGATGGTTTTTTCAGTAAATATCAGTTTAATAAACGTCCAAACGAAGGTGAAAAGAAATTATTTTCACCTTACCGGACAATACCTGTTTAATCGACTTACAGAGTTTTACAATAACAACCCCGTGAAATATTTGTTTCTTTGTACATCACTTTTGAAGAATGACCGGCATCATGAAAAATATAGAAAAGATTAAAATGCTCAACAGCTTCTTTTACCCGGCATTGTTTGTCGGGCTGATGTGGCTGGTGAAGATTGCGGAGTTGATTTCAGGAAGCAGTTTTTCACATCTGGGTATTTTCCCTATGAAACTATCGGGACTTGTTGGGATTATCACTGCTCCATTTATTCATGCCGACCTGGCGCATATCACCGCCAACAGTATCCCTTTCCTGGTACTTGGAACCTTGTTGTTTTACGTTTACCGCCCAATTGCCTGGAAGGTTTTTATCCTGACTTATGTAATCACCGGTTTTTGGGTTTGGGTGCTGGGTCGCGAATCATACCATATCGGTGCAAGCGGGGTGGTTTACGGCTTGGCTTCATTCCTTTTTTTCAGCGGGATTTTTCGTAAAGACGGCCGGTTACTGGCCATCACGTTTTTAGTTGCATTCCTTTACGGAAGTATGATCTGGGGGTTGTTTCCTGAACTTTTTCCAAAAAAAAATATCTCCTGGGAGTCGCACCTGATGGGCATGATGGCTGGGATTATCCTCGCAATATTTTTTAAAAAAGAAGGTGGACCAATACCCAGACGCTATAGCTGGGAGTTGGAAGAAGAAAGCGAAACAGACGAAAACGATCCCAACGCTTACTGGAACGTAAAACCGGGAGAAAAGAAAAAAACTGATCCACCACAATCACCCAACCATCCTGAGATCAATTATATTTACAAAGAATCCAAAACAAACGAAAATAGTAATGATCAATCACCAAAATCTTAATTTGATATGAAAGAGGTTTACATTATTTCGGCAGTGCGCACCCCTCTGGGCAGCTTTGGCGGGTCGCTGTCGTCACTTACAGCCACTCAACTTGGGGCTGAAGTCATCAGGGGTGCTATCAAGAAGGCAGGGATCAGCCCCGAAATGGTCGATGAAGTGCTGATGGGGAATGTCCTTTCGGCTAACCTTGGCCAGGCGCCTGCCCGTCAGGCTGCGCTATTTGCCGGTTTGCCCGATAGCGTTCCCTGCACAACCGTTAACAAGGTTTGCTCGTCAGGATTAAAAGCTGTGATGATGGCTGCACAGTCCATCATGCTGGGCGACAATGATGTTGTGGTTGCAGGAGGGATGGAAAGCATGTCCAATGTCCCACATTATATCACCAGCGTGCGCAAAGGGATGAAACTCGGCCACGGTCAACTGGTCGACGGTATGATCAAAGACGGACTTTGGGATGTTTACAACGATTACCACATGGGCAATGCCGCCGACAACACTGCCAAAGTCAAAGGAATATCACGAGAAGCGCAGGATGAATTAGCTATCGGGTCGTATCAACGCGCAGCCAGAGCTGTTGAAGAAGGAAAATTTGTTCCTGAGATCGTTGCGGTAGAAATCAAATCAAAAAAAGGCTCCACATTCGTTGATCAGGATGAGGAGTATAAAAATGTTAATTTTGAAAAAATTCCGGAGCTGAAGCCGGTCTTTAGCAAGGAGGGAACAGTAACTGCCGCCAACGCTTCAACCATAAACGACGGAGCTGCTGCATTGGTTTTGATGAGCAAGGAAAAAGCCAATGAATTGAAGCTGAAACCGCTTGCAAGGATCATGGGTTACGCTGATGCAGCGCAAGCGCCGGAGTGGTTCACTACAGCCCCTTCGCTGGCCATTCCAAAAGCCATAAAAAAAGCCGGCCTGAAGATCGATGATATTGACTTTTTCGAGATCAACGAAGCATTTGCCGTCGTTTCGCTTGCCGCAATGCAAGATCTCAAACTCGATCGCAGTAAAGTAAATATCCGGGGAAGCGGCGTTTCGTTAGGTCATCCGCTTGGAGCCAGCGGCGCCAGAATCCTGGTTACGCTTGTTCATATTCTGAACCAAAACAATGCCCGTTATGGCGTTGCCGGCCTTTGTAACGGGGGCGGAGGCGCATCAGCGGTAGTCATCGAAAACCTGGTAAAACAACCCTGACCATAATGTCCAGGATGTAACCTTCTCAAAAATCACCGGGTAAGTGTTGATAACTTTTTTCAATTATTAATTTATTGTTTTTCAATTTTTTATAAAATTTTCCCCGATTTTAAAATGTTAAAAAATGTATGGTTTTGTCCGGTGGTATAGTTTTTTTGGTTTAGATTTGCCGGTTCAGTACGATCAATACTTGACAAACTTTTCGTTACTAACTAAACTGATTTTTATATGAAAAATAACAGGAACGATGTTATGATCAACTGCCCCATCCATGAAAAAACCCGCGACTTGCTTGTGGCAAGTAAAAGAAAAATAAACCAAACCAACCGACCAGTCGAAAGATCAATTTACGCAGAAGATGTGGAAGAGTATGCCAATGTGTTGCTTAATTGCGATCAGCATGATGAGCAAAAGGAAGATTGCAGGAACTGCCATCTCTATGCAAAATTGCAGAAAAAATACGTGGAAGTTTATACCGGGGTAAAGGTGATGGCTTAGGCGTTCAACTCTCTCATTTCTGAATCCTTATCCTTGCATCCACAGCCACCACCTGGTCGGCCTTACCTAAAAGGGGATTCAGGTCAAGTTCCATAATTTCGGGCGCCGCCGTCAACAGCGCGGAGAGTCGCTGAATGATCTCAGCAAACCGGGCTTCGCTGATGCCTGCTTGTCCACGCACACCCTGAATAATTTTGTAGCTTTTGAGGCTTTTGATCATTCGCGAAGATTCATCGGCTGAGATCGGCACAAGCCCGGTGCTCACATCCTTCAGCACTTCGATAAAGATCCCCCCCATACCACAAAGTACCAGGTGCCCAAACTTTGGCTCAAACTTAGCACCGGCAAAAAGTTCGGTTCCTGAAAGCATTGGCTGGATCAGCACGGCGGTAGTTTCAGAAATTTTCATCATTCTCAGAAATTCCTTTTCGACCTGCTCAGGCGATTTTACATTTAACACCACACCACCCACGTCCGATTTATGCACCGGGCCAACCACCTTCATTACCACGGGATAGGACAGTTTTTCTGCACTCCTGATGGCATCGTCCAACGATTTAACAACAGCCTCCCCGGCACGCGGAATGCCTGCTGCATCAAGCAACGCCTGAACATGGATGGGAGATAGGTACCCATCGCCACATTCATTGATTACTTTCCTGACAGCAGCCAGGTCAACTTCAGGTTGTTCGATGAATGCTGCCGCCGGCTCGGAATTTTTGGCAACCCGGCAAAGAGCATTTCCAAGGACGACCTCATCCGGAAAGTTGATCCTACCTTTCGAGAGAAACTCACTGACTTCTTCTTTTGCTGTGAGGATTGACGGCAAAACTGGGAAAATTGGTTTACGGCAGGTTTTCATCTTTTCGTCCAGCATCCGGTAAGCATCAAACACCCTGGTTAAACCTGGAGTACCAAAAATAACCACCATTGCGTCAATTTCATCAAATTGATTCTCGACATAATCAATGATGATACCCAATTGCTCAGCAGTACCTGTTGCGAGGAAGTCGATCGGATTGGTAACTGATGATCCAGGGAAGAGTTTCTCCAGCAACTCCTTTGCAGCCGGGTGATGAATGTGAGGTACCTTCAACCCACCGTTGGATAGTGCGTCGGTGAGCATTACTGCAGGACCTCCGGCGTGAGTAATGATGGCAATGTTTGATCCTTGAAGTGGTTTGTGCATGAATACGGAGGCAATGGCAATCAGGTCTTCGCGACCATGACAACGCAGGATACCGGCCTTTTTGAACAGGGCATCCACAGCCACATCCGAGCTGGCCAGTGCCCCGGTATGAGAAGAAGCAGCCCGGCTGCCGGCTTCAGATGAACCGGCCTTGATGGCGGCGATACGGCAACCTTTCCTGATCAGCGAAGAAGCATGTTTCAGCAGTTTTTGCGGCTTGTTGATGTTTTCGATATAAAGAAGTTTCACCTTTGGACTGATCGCAGGATCAAAAGATTCGTCCATGTATTCAAGGATTTCCTCAACACCCATCTGAGCGCTGTTCCCAACAGAAAACACACTGTTAAAAGTCAGTCCTTTGGGGATTGCCGACTCCATAATAAAAACTGCAGTTGCACCTGATCCCGAAATGAAATCAATGCCTTGCGGATTGGGACTCGGAATGGGCTGTGTAAAAACACTGGCATGATTAGGTGTTAACACGCCAATGCAGTTTGGCCCAATCAATGAGCCATTCACGGAGTTGATCACTTCCACGATCTTCTGTTCGAGCATTTTACCCGGCTCACTTTCTTCACCAAAACCGGCAGAGAGGATGATAAACGCTTTTGTACCTTTACGATAAGCAAGTTCTTCAACTGCCGGAAAGGTATATTTTGCGGCAATGGCAATAATGGCCAGGTCAGTTTGCGGCAAATCAGTAATGTCCTGAAAAGACCGGATGCCCTGTACTTCAGTTTCTTTGGGGTTAACCACATGGAGTTTACCATTAAATCCATGGTCGATGAGATTTTTCAGGATTTTACCACCCGGTTTGGTAATATCATTGGAACCACCAACAACCACAATACTTGCAGGATTGATCAATTCTTTTGTCACCATAAATCGAAAAAATAAAGGTTGAATGAGCGGCGAAAGTACTATTTTTCCCCTGTAAATTTTTTACCGGGTCTGAGCCGGAAGAAAAATTACATGTAAATTTGGCTTCCATTTTCAATCAAATGAAGGCATCAACATCAAAATTCAATGAAAGTGAAGGATCAGTGCTCCTGTTGCTGGTCTTTATGTTGAGTTTTCATTTTCTTTTAGCTCAGCATCAATCCGGTTCATCAGCGCAAAAAACCAATTACCGGCTCATGTTTTACAACCTGGAAAACCTTTTCGACACCGAAAATGACCCTTCGACCAACGACGACGAGTTTACCCCCGGTGGTTCGCGGAGGTGGACCAATAAAAAGCTATACGCCAAATTGAATAACACCTACAAGGTGATCATGGCCGCAGGGGGATGGGAACCCCCTTCAATAGTCGGAATGTGCGAGGTGGAGAACCTGTTTGTATTGCAAAAACTGATTTACGAAACCCCGCTTAAAAAATTCGATTATGATATCATTCACTATGATTCACCAGATAACAGAGGTATAGACGTTGCCCTGATTTACCGCAAAACCAATTTTACACCCCTTCATTCGGAGCCGGTAAGGATAACCTTCCCCGATGATCCAGATTCAAAAACACGCGATATTCTTTATGTTAAAGGATTGATCGGGGACATTGAAATGGTGCACATTTTTATCAATCACTGGCCATCAAGATATGGCGGTTACATGGAGACCAAGCCGAAGAGAAACCGAGCTGCAGAAATACTGAAGAAGAAGACCGACTCCCTGTTTGCCATTCATCCGGCAGTTTCGATCGTAATTATGGGCGATTTTAATGATGGCCCGGAAGATCAAAGCATTGCCGACATATTACATGCCCGGAAGCCAGTTGCCGATACCCAAACAGAAGCACTTACCAATCTTATGTTGGTGGAGCGAACCGGATGGAAATATGGAACCCTGAAATTTCGGGAGTTATGGGATACTTTCGACCAGGTGATCGTTTCGGGAGGACTGCTTGGAGGGGCATCAAACCTGAGTATTGACCCGGAAAAGGAAGTAATCTTTCATGCCGACTTCCTGCTTCAGCCCGATGACAGGTATATGGGTAAACAACTCTTCAGGACCTATTCAGGTTTTAAATACCTGGGGGGGTTCAGTGATCACTTGCCTGTTTACGTTGATCTGCATCTGAAAGTAGAATAATGGGTCAAAGAAGATAAAAACGAGTTTTATCTGATCAAATATTAATTATTTAACGAATAAACAATTACTTATGAAAAAGAACAAACGACTTATGATCGCCACTCTTTCCGGGCTTTTGTTTGGATTTATCTGTTTTGGTTTTGCCTCCGGTGGTCCGGAACCATTGCCAATGCCGGTGGCTGTGCAAATCATTATCAGCCGGACATTGATTGGTTTTGCACTTGGAATTACAAGTCTGACTTTTGGCCATTGGGTGATCAGGGGTTTGCTTTTTGGCCTGTTGTTCAGCCTTCCGCTTGCATTCAGCGGGCTGATGTCGCCCGCTTCACCAGAATTCACACCTTTGATGATGTTCTATTCCTCAGTGATCATGGGAATGATCTATGGCCTGCTCATCGAATTGATCACTACGAAGCTTTTTAAGGCTAATGTTTAGTGTTGGCGAGAAAATACTTCAAGTTTGATTTTCAACGATTTAATCACCCTTCCCAGGGAGATCCTCAAAGGGAGTCCTTCGGGAAGGATTGGATAATCACTGATTATTATCAATGGGCGCTTGATGGGTGCGACTTATTAGTGGATAATTTTTCCAAGGGAAGTTTCCTGATTTTCACCGGATTTTTATCGATGTTTAAAAAATTAAGTATTTTTAACAGCTTAATTTATGACCGGTTTCGGGTGAATTTATTGAACATAACATGTCAACAAAAACCAAAACTCCACGAGTAGAAAACAGTCAGGAAAATTACCATCCATCATTCTACAAATCCCAGGCAAACCCTATTCCCTCAAATGAGTATGAATGCCTGCCAGTACCATACCTGTTGATTTCCAAATCCGGGGACATCCATTACCAAAACCTTGAAGCCACCCGGATCTTTGGGCTCAACACCAATGCTCAGCCTGAATTTTCGATTTTCGATTTAATCCCTCCTGATTTCCAAACCGAATTTATAGCGCTCCTTGAGGCAGCCAAAACGGCTTCATTCAGTCAAAGCAGTGAAATGACCTTTGTGGCCTTTAACGGAAAAACCATTCAGACCAAAATACATATCAATGTCCATTCGGATGGGCAAACCCGGGAAGACGTCTTCAGGCTGGTGATCACGGATATTGCTGACCTGATGCAAATGTTCGATCAGCAACTTCTCGAAAGTGAATCGAAGTACCGCGACCTGGCCGAAAACATTAATGAGGGGATATATCTGGCAGAGAGGGGTTTTATTACGATGGTAAATACACCACTGCTCAACATCTTTGGAGAGACCAGGGAAGAGGTCATTGGGAAGAAAGTATGGCAATTTGTAGTTCCCGAAAAGCGTGCAGCCGTCAGGGATTTGTTTTTGAAAAAAGTCGAGATGATGGATACTACACCGGTTGAGGTGGAGTGCCTGAGAAAAAACAAAGAGCGTTTTTGGGCAGAGATCAAAGTCAGCATCTTCAAAGATCAGCATAAGGTGTTTGGGGTATTATCAAATATCACCGACCGGAAAAAAGTGGAATTAGCCCTTAAAGACAGCGAGCAAAAATACCGTTCAGTGGTTACAGCAATGAATGATGGGATCATACTTCGCGACACTAATGGACGTGTAATAGCCTGGAACAGTGCGGCGGAGAAAATCCTTAATCTCAACCCGGACGAAATTAAAAGTTTGCTTTCCATTCACCCGGAATGGAAGGCCATCAGAGAAGACGGCTCTGCCTTCCCCGCCGAACTGCACCCTGCCGTGATTACCCTGAAAACCGGCAAACCTGAGCAAAATGTAGTGATGGGCATTCACAATTCAAAAGGTCAGCTCAAGTGGATAACCATCAATTCTGAACCGATATTTGGAGAAGAAGCAACCCTCCCTTCTGCGGTTGTCACTTCGTTCTCGGATATTACCGGGTTGAAAAAATCGGAAAATAAACTGCGCGAACTCAACGCCATCAAGGACAAACTTTTCAGCATTATAGCCCATGACCTGAAAAGCCCGTACAATGCGCAAATGGGCTTCCTTGAGCTGCTGATGGAGGAAAACCTTAACTACACCATCGACCAGCGCAAACACTTTGTCAGGATGCTCTACGAAAGTGCCAGACAATCGTTCGCGTTGCTCGATAATCTGCTCGTGTGGTCGCGTACACAAACGGGTCGTATTCCATTTAATCCGGTGGAAATAAGTATTGATGAACTGATCAAAAGTACAATGAACTTTTACCAGTTGGCGGCATCTGTTAAGCAAATTAGCCTTAAAACAGCACACAATGGCGGACATCTGAAAGTAAAAGCCGATTACGAGATGGTGAACACTGTACTGCGAAACCTGATTTCCAACGCAATTAAATTTACACCCACCGGAGGAAAAGTAACGGTTTCATGCAAATCCATTGACAACGGGCAACTGAAGATCGCCATACAAGACACGGGTACGGGAATTTCAGAACATCTGATCGGCCGCTTGTTTACATCCCACGAAATTCATTCAACACCTGGCACCGAAAACGAAAAAGGAACCGGTTTGGGGCTGATCATCTGCAAAGAGTTTGTTGAACGAAATGGGGGTGAAATTTGGGCTGAAAGCAAGCCAGGAAAGGGTTCTTCATTTTATTTTACCCTAAAGAATGCAGCCATCCAGCAAAAATGTGCCGGTACCTGTATGACCAACATCCTCGCAGTGTATGAACATATTTCTTCTTTCGATGATTTGCGCCAGGAGTTTGAACAGACGATTGCAGCCAGCTTCAGGGGAGCATTCAAATCGCTTGACAAAATCAGCGTGCGTGAGTTTGCAGAGCAGCTGACTCAAATTGTTGAAAAGTATAAGCTGGAAGAACTTAATGAATTCATCAGCAATTTTAGCTACGAATGTATCGAAAGAGATATAAACCAGGTAAACATCTGCTTCAGTGAATTTGAAAAGCTGATTGATAAAATTGAGATGGCTCAGCAAATGAGACAAAAATAACCTTGCCGTGAGGCATCAGCTTTTTGTTTTTGTCCACAGATGTAAAAAGAAAATAAATCCTTCCCCTTTCACAGAGCTCTTACCAGCGCACCTTTTTCCCTGACATCATAATAATCGATCTGATGCTCATCGCAGTAGCTGCGCCATTCCCTTACTTTCCATGGTGAGTTTGACGAATCAAACACCAGTTGATCAAAATCAAACATTTTCAAAATCTGGGGGATCTTTTTATCTGTGTTCTCACGCAGCACCACAATGTCGGTTCTGAGCGGTGTTTCCGGCATGAAATCCGGCAACCCATTATCTACAACAGCAATCCTTGTATCGCCGGCAAGAAAAAGATTCGGGTAGAAATATTTTACCGTCAGGTTGCTCAGATTCATGCTTTCAAGGGTTAGGGTATTAAACGCAAGTTGTTCTTTGAATTGTGCTCCGGAAAATATCCGGTTGGCCTCCAGGTTGAAATCGATGGTACGGGTATCCTTGAAAAGCGCTGTGTCCGCAATTCCAATCAGTTGATTACCGATAAAAAAATCGATGGCAGAATGGCCATTCACACTGTAGATGACCAACTTTTGCTGATTTAACGTTTGGAATTTTTGAAAAACAAAACTTACGGTCAGCAAAAGACCAAGAGACAGGGCGGCAACAGCATAATTGGCCTGCTTTTTAATCAGGAACCTGGTGATCAAAATCGCAAGCAGATACACTGCAATCACCTGAGGAAAATTAAGCATCAACCCATCAATTTTAGCTGCAGGAAGTCTGTTGATCAGTTCAACAAAATAATTCAGCAGGTAAACTTGGTAAAAAAGCAGTTTTGCCAGAATGGTTGATAGAAAATTCCAGAAAACAGCCACGAACAGTGTAGCCACTCCGGTATAAACAATCAGCCATACCAGGGGGATTACAATGATATTGGAGAATAAAAAGTAGAGCGGAAACTGGTTGAAGTAATAAATGGAGAGTGGGAAAGTACCGATCTGGGCGGCCACCGAAACCACCGAAAGCTGCCAGACATAATCAGCAACAGGATTTTTGAAAGCAAGTAATCGGTAAAGTGGAGTGTTTAAAGCGATGATGCCCAGGACTGCCGAATAGGAAAGCTGAAATCCGATTTTGGTGATCAGGTATGGATCGATGGCAAGAAGGATAAATGCTGAGGCAGCCACCACGTTGTAGGAGTTGGATTTTTCCTTTGCCAGTTCGCGCCATGAGAAAAGGCTAAACATCAAAGCTGCCCGCATTACCGAAGGCGCCAAACCGGTAATGAAAGCATAAGCCCAGATACTCAAAAGCAGGACAACGAACTTGATAACCCTTTCGGGTTTGGTCTTGTGAAAACGCCTGAAAAGAAATCCTACAATAATAAAAACGATTCCGACGTGCAACCCTGACACACACAGGACATGCAGGGCGCCGGCCCCTGCATACAGATCACGCAGTTCCGGTTCCAGCCGGTCATCATAACCTAACAAAATGGCTGACACCACGGCGTATTCATCTCCGGCGAGCCCCTGCTTTTCGAGTAAATGAAGCATCCGGTCGCGGGCGCCATAGGAAAATTCAAAAACAGGATTTACCATACCGCTGTCAATCCTGTACCATTTGCCACTGCGAAGATAGGCCTGGTGATGGATTCCACTGTTGGCCAGGTATTTTTTATAATCAAACTGGTGGGGGTTTCCGGGAGGCTGAGTTTCAATCATCCCGGCCTGAACGATCAACAGGTCGCCATAACGGAGGCCAAGTGCAGCACTGTCTTTTTCAAGATAAAACAGCGCCTTGCCGATGGTTCGTTTGCTCACCACCGAATCGATCACATAACGAACCTTGCCAAACACCCTCACACTTTTTGCTCTTTCGACAGGGGGTTCATTGATTTTGATCACTAAAACCTGTTCTCCATCCAGAAAATTGCTGAAATGCCGTTCGCTGTGTATCTCAGTCTGAACCACAGTAATTGAATAACCGGCCGAAAATGTGAACAGATAAATGAAAATTCCTGCCATCCAGCGCCTGGTGTAAGCAACAAAAATGCTGGTCAACAAAGCCATTGAAAAGAGAACAATACAAATGGTGATCAAATGCCATGATTGAACAAATGATGGTTTTGGTAAATTAATGGCAAGAATGATCCCTGCTGCAAAGGGGATGATCAGCCTGAAAAAGGGATATTGGTTCCAGAATCTCATGCCATTTTACCGGTTCAAATTTCAGTTGGTAAAAATAAGCAAGAGAATTGAAAGGAAATAAAATGTTGAAAATTTATCCGCGTGTAAAGACCCAGGTGTTACCTTTTGAAAGATTTTCGTTGAAATAGTAACCCTCTTCATCGAACAATTTGAGTTGTTCAACTTCCTCCACTTTTTTTTGAATAATAAAGCGAGCCATCATCCCGCGTGCTTTTTTTCCAAAAACAGTGATGAACTTATAACTACCGTTTGAAAAGTCTTTAAATTGAGGAGTAATAATTTCCGCATTGAGCTTTTCTGTGCGAATCACATCAAAATACTCATCCGAAGCCAGGTTGATCACATATTTCTGCCCGGTGTTTTTCAAGGTTTCGTTGATAAAACCGGTGATCTGATCTCCCCAGAAAGCATACAAGTCGTTCTTTCGTCCAATTTTAAGTTTAGTACCCATCTCCAGGCGATAGGGCTGTATCAGATCGAGCGGGCGCAGGGCGCCGTATAGTCCGGATAAAATAAGCAGATGGTTCTGTGCATAATCCAGTTCATCCGGAGTAAGGGTTCCGGCTTTTAATCCATTGTAAACCTCGCCGTTAAAAACCAGGAGTGCCTGCCTGGCATTGTCAGGCGTGAACGGCAGACTCCAGTCGAGGTAACGCTGCACGTTCAATTCGGCCAGTTTCGGATTGATGCTCATCAATTTCTGAAGGATGGAGGGAGAAAAACGTTTTAAAACGATGACCAACTCAGCAGATTTTTCAGCGAACACCGGCTGGGTGTATGATTGCGTTTGCGGTTTAATGTTAAAATTCAGCGTCTTTGCCGGAGATAAAAGAATGAGCATGGATGATTGATTTTATGTTTTTCAATACGTTAATTACCGATTTTTTCTTCAGCATAAAACACATTCATCAGTCAAATGGTGAGAGGGGGCTGATGCCATAGGGACTGCGCCCGGGGTATCCGAAGCTTCCGGGAAAAAGGGGATTGTATGGGTTACGACCTTTGCTGTAGCCTACTTCGGCGCCAAATTGAAAGTTTTCGCTGACGCGGTAATTAAATCCCACTGAAACCCCCTCGCTGTTCAGGTCAAGCGCGCGAGGGTTGATCTGTGGCTGGTCGAACACCGAAACTTCCTTAAAAACCTTTGTGGAAATCATGAGCC is a window from the Bacteroidales bacterium genome containing:
- a CDS encoding endonuclease/exonuclease/phosphatase family protein; translation: MKASTSKFNESEGSVLLLLVFMLSFHFLLAQHQSGSSAQKTNYRLMFYNLENLFDTENDPSTNDDEFTPGGSRRWTNKKLYAKLNNTYKVIMAAGGWEPPSIVGMCEVENLFVLQKLIYETPLKKFDYDIIHYDSPDNRGIDVALIYRKTNFTPLHSEPVRITFPDDPDSKTRDILYVKGLIGDIEMVHIFINHWPSRYGGYMETKPKRNRAAEILKKKTDSLFAIHPAVSIVIMGDFNDGPEDQSIADILHARKPVADTQTEALTNLMLVERTGWKYGTLKFRELWDTFDQVIVSGGLLGGASNLSIDPEKEVIFHADFLLQPDDRYMGKQLFRTYSGFKYLGGFSDHLPVYVDLHLKVE
- a CDS encoding PAS domain-containing sensor histidine kinase encodes the protein MSTKTKTPRVENSQENYHPSFYKSQANPIPSNEYECLPVPYLLISKSGDIHYQNLEATRIFGLNTNAQPEFSIFDLIPPDFQTEFIALLEAAKTASFSQSSEMTFVAFNGKTIQTKIHINVHSDGQTREDVFRLVITDIADLMQMFDQQLLESESKYRDLAENINEGIYLAERGFITMVNTPLLNIFGETREEVIGKKVWQFVVPEKRAAVRDLFLKKVEMMDTTPVEVECLRKNKERFWAEIKVSIFKDQHKVFGVLSNITDRKKVELALKDSEQKYRSVVTAMNDGIILRDTNGRVIAWNSAAEKILNLNPDEIKSLLSIHPEWKAIREDGSAFPAELHPAVITLKTGKPEQNVVMGIHNSKGQLKWITINSEPIFGEEATLPSAVVTSFSDITGLKKSENKLRELNAIKDKLFSIIAHDLKSPYNAQMGFLELLMEENLNYTIDQRKHFVRMLYESARQSFALLDNLLVWSRTQTGRIPFNPVEISIDELIKSTMNFYQLAASVKQISLKTAHNGGHLKVKADYEMVNTVLRNLISNAIKFTPTGGKVTVSCKSIDNGQLKIAIQDTGTGISEHLIGRLFTSHEIHSTPGTENEKGTGLGLIICKEFVERNGGEIWAESKPGKGSSFYFTLKNAAIQQKCAGTCMTNILAVYEHISSFDDLRQEFEQTIAASFRGAFKSLDKISVREFAEQLTQIVEKYKLEELNEFISNFSYECIERDINQVNICFSEFEKLIDKIEMAQQMRQK
- a CDS encoding ComEC family competence protein; translation: MRFWNQYPFFRLIIPFAAGIILAINLPKPSFVQSWHLITICIVLFSMALLTSIFVAYTRRWMAGIFIYLFTFSAGYSITVVQTEIHSERHFSNFLDGEQVLVIKINEPPVERAKSVRVFGKVRYVIDSVVSKRTIGKALFYLEKDSAALGLRYGDLLIVQAGMIETQPPGNPHQFDYKKYLANSGIHHQAYLRSGKWYRIDSGMVNPVFEFSYGARDRMLHLLEKQGLAGDEYAVVSAILLGYDDRLEPELRDLYAGAGALHVLCVSGLHVGIVFIIVGFLFRRFHKTKPERVIKFVVLLLSIWAYAFITGLAPSVMRAALMFSLFSWRELAKEKSNSYNVVAASAFILLAIDPYLITKIGFQLSYSAVLGIIALNTPLYRLLAFKNPVADYVWQLSVVSVAAQIGTFPLSIYYFNQFPLYFLFSNIIVIPLVWLIVYTGVATLFVAVFWNFLSTILAKLLFYQVYLLNYFVELINRLPAAKIDGLMLNFPQVIAVYLLAILITRFLIKKQANYAVAALSLGLLLTVSFVFQKFQTLNQQKLVIYSVNGHSAIDFFIGNQLIGIADTALFKDTRTIDFNLEANRIFSGAQFKEQLAFNTLTLESMNLSNLTVKYFYPNLFLAGDTRIAVVDNGLPDFMPETPLRTDIVVLRENTDKKIPQILKMFDFDQLVFDSSNSPWKVREWRSYCDEHQIDYYDVREKGALVRAL